CTGCTGCTTGGAGCCATCAACAGAGAGGGCTACAGCTCTGTCAGGCTGCATGTACACTACTTCGCGTGCAAACTGAAGCAAGGATAAATGTCTGTGTTTGATGTTTACAACAGGCATGGTGAGTgcatgggggaaaaaagagatttAGGGTCCCTTGTGATGTCAAATTTACTATAGCAGCAAACAGTAACTTAAGCAGATAAAGGTCCTACCTGGTGAACTGTTCCATCAATTTccactggaatgataaaatcTGCATTGTTCACTGGCTGtttgaaacaaaagaaaaaaaacaaaaaacgtttAACTTATAATCTCCAAAGAACTCTTTGAAACAGAGAAAAGAATGACGGCAACAAATTGAGCAAAAATGTTGTGCCAGCCGCCTCTGAGAAGCacaaacactgaataaatggaTTCTTCTCCCATCGATTACTGAAACATAGGCACTATAGAAAGTGAGAAGGCTGCTTCTCTGATATCAGCATCATTGCAAGTGTATTCCATATATGGTATAAGACCATGGCCTAAATTGGTATACTATGAGCTAATGCAAGTAAGACAGATTGAGTATATCCAGAAGCTGTTAGTATGCATTCACGTGCACGGGATTTTCCTATTTCCTGCAGcagcaaatagtgcaaatgatTTTGATCATTTATTCTAATGGCAGACAAAGTTAATAAAACATTGTCGTTATTCTCAAGCAAATTTCACCAGCAATAGCAGCAGCTTGAACTCCATCCTCTTTTAGATCTGCTCACCATCAGCTTACAGCGAGCAGGCTGTGTGAGCTAACAAGAACATTTCAACAACTTCCAAGCATTTCAACACCCCAGTATAGACAAGACTGGCTTTTTTCTCACCTTCACTGGTAAACAGGGTGATTATActgtaatgcatttttttaaacttgtgatAATTTATATCTACCTCTGTATTACATTGATTTAatttgcactattatgttctTTTGTGGCTTTAACTGTGTAGTGATACTTTGCATACAAATTCTTATGCATTTAACTAAACATCCATACATTTCTTTtatacattattattgttattttctttcatgtttGATGTAACTGTTTGATCATTTAATGGTAAGATTTTCTAAACCACAGTAGAGAAGGTCACTGAGATCTCTTTCAGATCAAACACTGTGCACCCAAAGctaatttcatttcattatgACATTAATTTTAGCAgctttttgcaaaaaaaaaaaaaaaaaaaaaaccccaaaaaaccaaaaaaaacaaacaaaccaccctTTCTTTCAGATATAAAGAACTCTTAAAGCAGTTCATGTGTCAAAGTAACAGCAACTTTTACACTCCGCGTTGTGTTAAACATGGAGCTCAGAGGAGGTGTGACCCCGTTTAGCCGACACTAATATCCGGTGACATCTTTCAGGACAGGCTGTGACCGCAGAAGGACTAAACAGCACGCGGCATTCATTACATAATTTGTCGTGATACAGGAGCCTCGACTTCTGGCATTGATTACTTTATTCACTGAATGCTACCATACAAGGTATCAAACAGCCCGAAAGGAAGCTGCATGATACTTCATTAAAAACACGCAATACAGTATATCAACACTCATGAATGCAGTAACATAGTTTCACAAAATATCTTATGTAAATATGAATTTTATGTAGGTGTTCTATAGAAGACAGATTTACTTTTCTTTCTATAAAATCTAATATTAATTTCCTAAGATCTTGGGGTTTTATGTTGAAGGCTGGATCTGGAttgtgaaaaatataaaatatgttgTGTCTCCCCTAAATTTGTACCAATCATGTGTCtcctttgtatgttttttttttccgcaGGTAGACTAATTACTTTAACATGGAAGCCTAGTAGAAATAAGAGCAAGAGGGTCCATGTGAACCAAGGCCAAGAATGTAAGAAGGTCTACAGAATCATCGTAATccaaataaatattatatatatatatatatatatatatatatatatatatatatatatatatatatatatatattttttttttttccgcagGTAGACTAATTACTTTAACATGGAAGCCTAGTAGAAATAAGAGCAAGAGGGTCCATGTGAACCAAGGCCAAGAATGTAAGAAGGTCTACAGAATCATCGTAATccaaataaatattatatatatatatatatatatatatatatatatatatatatatatatagcttaCCTTAAATGAACTATGCACTAGTGTTTCGTCCAAATCAATGACCACACAGATTTTTCCTTCATCATTTGATTCCATCTGTGGGAGCAGTGGTTCTCCGGGCAGCTGAAGAAGAGCACACAGTTTAGACCTCAGCTGTGtaaggcaaaaacatttttttcagtgaagtttCAAATACAACATGCGCAAGAAATACGGTCTCACCATTTCAATATGCTGGGAAAGTCATTCGGATTATTAtgagtgtgtgcttgtgtttctAGTCACTTAAGCGCTTTAACAGTGTTGTGTTGTTTCAGTAAGAGGTTACGGGGAACCTGGGATGGTACAGCTGCTACTGTGCTGACGGAACATGTAGATATCGCTATAGTGTGTCTCATCCGTCAACGTGCGGTCAGTGATTAGAGTTCATTAATGTGATTCGGCTTCTAAAAACAAGTTGGTATGAACAAACAGGTTGTTGGTAACACTGTTGGATGTGTTGTCCATCAGTGAGCTGCCACGTGAGCCTAATGGCAGAGCTGGAATTTGACACAGATACCACACAATATGCCAAGTCTCAGTTCTGTGTGTTCACTGCCACGGTTGGCATCAGAacaatcaaatgaaaaaaataagataaaaatattaattaagaTAAGATTAAGATAGCAAAAGAAGGTAATATTATGCACCAAAAATACTGCAATGATAAAAACATGCATTCAATAACGTGCAAAGAAAGGAAATTactattattttaatttaacataTAGGTTCTCCTCCTTATTTAATTTCTTGTtaaattttttgattgattaattatttaatttgtaaaatcttcattttgtatttatcGCCTTATTTTCTCCCAGAAACCTTTGAGTTAACATGATAAAAAGGGCTAAaagctatttttctttttttctttttaaggtaGCTAACGTTTTTGTGTTGACCCCATCCGCAGCAAGACTCATCAGtttgaaaatgtacatttattAGTTAACAATGTCAAAAAATTCactgtttatttaaatatttagaggataaaaaggcaaataaatcaaattaaagtAATATTTTATCACATATTTAAACCTGAtctatttctcttttctttattttatgtttttaaaagacaCTTCTGTTACACACCTACTCTTCAATCACAGGAATTTATTTGGTGATGCAGAAAATATACAAATGTTGTTTTCCTCGTTTCTGCTGACAAGTTTCTTTTAAGCAAATAGAATTGGAGCTACGACAGCACAGAACACAAGCCAAGAATTCCCGTTCAGTCGTTCAATACCTTAAAACTGGACATCAGCACTGAGCAGCACTAAGCATTAAAATGATTaaggttcattttattttaacacttTTTACAAATACTGAATAGGGCTACTGAATTACAATACTGATTATTTTTAGCATTAAtctcttattttatttgtgATTATGTTGTATTTGAAgattatattttttgtgttctttaAAGATCTCATCAGATAACATTTGGAGTAGGCGGCACTCACAGTAATCATTTTGCACAGAAGTATTCTTATGACGTGTTAAATACCCCCTATGTACATGAGTGCACACACAGTTTGAAGCCCAGCAAAACAGAGAAATTTGTTAACCACTGTTATGATAACCGTTACCTCCACaggcatttttagattttttttgagTCAGCTAGTGTAAGGAAGCTTGCCTGTGTTAAGCTTCCTTTATGAAGACCAATGCttgctatctatctatctatatctcaTTGGTTTTATATATTTCctgctattttcttttcttttttttcttttttgtaaaaacaaaaaaatgtacatCTGTTACTTATTTACAACTCCTTACCAAGATAATATGACAATtccgtttaaaaaaaattaatcttatcTTTTTTCATTGTCACAAGTCAAGCAGAAGTAAACCATTACTCTGTTTATGGTCTTCCAATCACATGCTGCCAGCAGGGAAGTTACAGAGTACCCTTTTAATGTTGGATATTTTGCATACCACACGCATAACATGGTTTAAGGTGTTCCTCTCGTCTCTTCTGtacttaattttttaattttattttataaaatcaGACACCATTGTATCTGCCTGATGTTTAATCCCTGATACTTTGGTCGGGCTATAACTTGgaaaatttttaaatattatcatGTATAACAAACTTATACCCACTTCTGCTTTACTATATTTCAAATTTATTTCCAATTCGTTTTACTTTaaagatacattttttttatatgtttgttgtgtttaatGTAATTTTACCAAACAAATTTCTCAACTTTGGGATAAATGAAGTACTTCTTATCTTATACCTCCTCAGTTGGTGTGATGCAGTAATCACATTCACAAGTCTCATAGGACTCATCGTCACTCTGATCCTCGTCTGACTCTCTGCTTTGTTCAGAATCATTGTTATCTTCAGTCTTCATAAGCACCATGTCCCTTTCCTGAACACTGTGAATAATTCCTACAGGGGGTCCAGTTTCTTTTGAAATCTCATTTAACACACACTCCTCTTCAACAGCTGAGCTGTTCATGTCAATAACTTCATTAATTCCAAATGTGTCGGACACGCACTCCTCTGGGCACAACCCAGTGGCCGCCAGCTCTTTCAGAGGTATTAGAGCATCTTGACTCTGACTCCTAGAAGCATTCTCATCATTAGTTATTTGATCATGCGAGTTTCTTTCTAAAATAAATCCATTCAGGGCTTGTTTAAAAGATGACTGAATGCTTTTAATCTGATAGACATAGTATTCCTCAACACCTGGCTCACAAAGCTGTCTATTTTCATCATTATCTATAAGTGACCAGTACGGTTCCTTTTCAGAACATGTAATAAATACGTCGTCTTCAGGCTCAGGCTTGGCTTTGTCATCCTCTGTGTAATCAGTGATGCTCGCAGTCTCATCAATTGCAGAAGGTTTGGGTTCACAATAGTGAGAACTGCACAAAATATCTTCATAAGCATCACCTTCAACAGAAATTTCCTTGGCTAATGGTGCAAACATGCTCCCCTCGGGACCAGTGGATGGGCGAACTTCAGCTTCTTCAGAAACGTGGTCATCAGAGGCACACGCTTCTTCATCAATAGGGGCTTTATCATCCTCGGCTGTCTCATCATTTTCTGCATAAACGACACCGTTCTCTGTTTTGCTTTCGTCATCCTCTTCAAAACTTGATTCTGATTTTGCGATGAGCCAATCCTCAGATTGAGTCTCTAAATTACAAGACCCATCACTCTGGTCCACATCCACTTCCTCATAAGTATCTTCAGATGCATCGTCAGAACAAGTGTCTGCGTCTTTTACATTAGCTTCCCTGTTAATATCTTCAAACTGATATAAAGTTTTGGCTTTATGTTTCTTTGCCTCTTCTTCCAGATACAGGTGGTCATGGATATCTCCGCCATCGAAGCAAGAGATGTAGCGCTGCTTTTGTGTAAATATGTGTCCGTAATAGTCCACTTTGTCAAACAAATCAAAGTAATCCTCAACAGTGACATCAACAGTTTTCGATTTATTCTCATCACTTTGCTGTACTTCCTCATCTTCAAAAGATTCCCACTCTGTCTGCTCATCGCTGGAATCTTCCTGAGGTCCTTTGTCAGATTCCTCAGATGAATCGGAGAAGGGATCAGATGGAATACTGCCCTCAGGACAAGTCTTAAAGGATTTGGTTTCCACAGAGGAGCAATCTGAGGAACCATCTTCTTCACCGCTGGACTCGGATTTATACGGTTCTTGGCTTACTTCGTAGTCATCATTTCCACACGGCTCACCAGATTCCGTGGACACCTCTGTCGTAAGAGCTTGTTGAAAGTCTTCTTTGGTGTACTCGTGCGTCTCCCAGAGATCAGTTGCAAAGGCAACATTTTCAGTGTCATCAAAGTAAACTTGTACAGGTGTGTCTTCTGAGGAACTGTGAGATTCTTCATCACTGAactctgtttcattttgtttggcttTATAGCTCAAATCATCTTCAAAAtcgccatcatcatcatcataataatcttcttcctctgcttcttcatcatcttcatcatttGTAAATTCAGTTTCATCTGATATTTCGTCGTACTCACAGACTTCAGGATTACAGTTGAGTGAGTCCATGGTTTCACATTGCTGAAAGTTCTCTGTTGATGTGTCTGACTCGGAGTCAAAGCCGTCACTCTGCTGTTGTGACGGCTCATATTGTTGTAGAGCCTCGGCGTGGTCTGTGCATTCAAGGTTGAAATCGCACCTTCCACAAAGGCCCAAACTGCCACAGTTCACTTCCAATTCATCAGCGTCAAGGTCAGAAATCTCCAACTGCTGATCGGAGGGCTTACATTTCTGAAATAATTGGAGGTGTTCTGCGCACTGTTCACAGCAAGCACTACATTCAGAAGCTGAGCTATGATTACCACAGTGTTCAGAGGACTTAAAACACTCACAGTGTTGAGTACATTCATCACACGGTTGGCTTAACTCTGAAGTCTCGCACTTATCGAGGATCTGGTCGGATTCAAAAAATCCATTGCTCTCTGAATATTGCTCAAAGCTGTCAGCGTGTCCATTAAAGTATGTGCAGGATTCAAGCTCATCCGAGTTCAGGTTGCATTGTTCCAAACAAGGAATAGATGGGTCCATTTCTTCGCTGACAGCCTGCTCAGTATATTCCTGAAGGAGGACCTTTACTCCTAGTTCAGCACTTCCCTTTGATGGGCCAGTGAGATCTGCAGCTTCTGTTAATCTGGGGACCTGGCACTGCTCAGCAAACATGGCTTCAGTGGATGGTTCCCCTTCTCTAGTGCCTTTGTTTTGCTCAGAGTTTTCCAAATACATCACGAAAGTATTTATCAGACTTTGTCCAAAGCTTTTACTCCATGCATTTGTATCTGTAGAGACCAACTCCCAAATGACTGGCATCCAACTGTAAAGTCCATTCAGAGTGAAAAGTCACAGAGCTGGTGGGGGGGAGTAGCAGTCTGCATGAGAGAGTAACAGCAACAGGAGCAGCATGCCTGATGACATGACAGGTTGTCACAACCAAAACTGAGACTGAGCACTTG
This window of the Maylandia zebra isolate NMK-2024a linkage group LG16, Mzebra_GT3a, whole genome shotgun sequence genome carries:
- the LOC101475966 gene encoding uncharacterized protein LOC101475966 isoform X1, which gives rise to MPVIWELVSTDTNAWSKSFGQSLINTFVMYLENSEQNKGTREGEPSTEAMFAEQCQVPRLTEAADLTGPSKGSAELGVKVLLQEYTEQAVSEEMDPSIPCLEQCNLNSDELESCTYFNGHADSFEQYSESNGFFESDQILDKCETSELSQPCDECTQHCECFKSSEHCGNHSSASECSACCEQCAEHLQLFQKCKPSDQQLEISDLDADELEVNCGSLGLCGRCDFNLECTDHAEALQQYEPSQQQSDGFDSESDTSTENFQQCETMDSLNCNPEVCEYDEISDETEFTNDEDDEEAEEEDYYDDDDGDFEDDLSYKAKQNETEFSDEESHSSSEDTPVQVYFDDTENVAFATDLWETHEYTKEDFQQALTTEVSTESGEPCGNDDYEVSQEPYKSESSGEEDGSSDCSSVETKSFKTCPEGSIPSDPFSDSSEESDKGPQEDSSDEQTEWESFEDEEVQQSDENKSKTVDVTVEDYFDLFDKVDYYGHIFTQKQRYISCFDGGDIHDHLYLEEEAKKHKAKTLYQFEDINREANVKDADTCSDDASEDTYEEVDVDQSDGSCNLETQSEDWLIAKSESSFEEDDESKTENGVVYAENDETAEDDKAPIDEEACASDDHVSEEAEVRPSTGPEGSMFAPLAKEISVEGDAYEDILCSSHYCEPKPSAIDETASITDYTEDDKAKPEPEDDVFITCSEKEPYWSLIDNDENRQLCEPGVEEYYVYQIKSIQSSFKQALNGFILERNSHDQITNDENASRSQSQDALIPLKELAATGLCPEECVSDTFGINEVIDMNSSAVEEECVLNEISKETGPPVGIIHSVQERDMVLMKTEDNNDSEQSRESDEDQSDDESYETCECDYCITPTEELPGEPLLPQMESNDEGKICVVIDLDETLVHSSFKPVNNADFIIPVEIDGTVHQVYVLKRPHVDEFLKRMGEMFECVLFTASLSKYADPVSDLLDKWGAFRSRLFREACVFHKGNYVKDLSRLGRDLNKVIILDNSPASYIFHPENAVPVASWFNDMSDTELLDLIPFFERLSKVDDIYDILKHQSTSQS